A window of the Nisaea acidiphila genome harbors these coding sequences:
- a CDS encoding serine/threonine protein kinase: MDADDTEETDEGVSRPDNIPKRSISLPEVGQQIQSPNGNVYTFTDRIGEGHFSLVYGCTDLWKNRLAAKIFKPLGRNFEDVEKSVIEERNKLLFLRHPNITYIFDAFVYNDTFYVITERCGSTLHDLFKIQNFDGKVWIYAVARCLLQGLEYIHQNGYAHQDLHFGNVMYSFVQDELISEKSAMTFKIADFGISKLITDVSPENTRAQWLLPPEALNSSEFGPLDQRIDIYHVGLILLQLAYSAEIQFTREQILDGAPRHLAQDLEPPFSFALEKALRRHVHFRTASAQELWRDINSETTGLPLLDRAT, translated from the coding sequence ATGGACGCCGATGACACGGAGGAAACTGACGAAGGGGTCAGTCGCCCGGATAATATACCGAAGAGAAGTATATCGTTACCCGAAGTAGGACAGCAGATTCAAAGTCCGAACGGAAACGTCTACACTTTTACGGACCGCATCGGAGAAGGGCATTTCAGCCTTGTGTACGGATGCACTGATCTTTGGAAGAATCGACTCGCCGCCAAGATATTCAAGCCCTTGGGTCGCAATTTTGAAGATGTCGAAAAATCCGTAATAGAAGAAAGAAATAAACTACTATTCCTTCGACACCCGAACATTACTTATATATTCGATGCATTTGTTTACAATGACACTTTTTACGTTATTACAGAGCGATGCGGCAGCACGCTTCATGATCTTTTTAAGATACAAAATTTCGACGGGAAAGTCTGGATATATGCGGTAGCCAGATGCCTCCTGCAGGGGCTCGAATATATCCACCAAAATGGATATGCCCACCAAGACCTCCATTTCGGAAATGTAATGTACTCGTTCGTGCAGGACGAACTGATTTCCGAAAAATCAGCAATGACCTTTAAAATCGCCGACTTCGGTATCAGCAAACTCATCACAGACGTAAGCCCGGAGAATACACGTGCACAATGGCTTCTTCCACCAGAAGCCCTCAACTCATCCGAATTTGGACCGCTCGATCAAAGAATCGATATTTATCACGTCGGACTAATTCTTCTTCAACTCGCGTACTCGGCAGAGATCCAATTCACAAGAGAGCAGATTCTAGATGGCGCCCCTCGGCATCTCGCTCAGGATCTAGAGCCCCCTTTTTCTTTTGCATTGGAAAAAGCTTTAAGGCGTCACGTTCATTTCCGAACAGCGTCCGCTCAAGAGCTATGGCGCGACATCAATTCGGAGACCACCGGATTACCTCTTTTAGACCGCGCCACATGA
- a CDS encoding maleate cis-trans isomerase family protein, with the protein MRELEIDADLPWRHRLGLIVLKTDETIEQDFRHLAVDPSIALYHTRIESAPNVTPETLRQMEARIPGAAALLPEDTPLDVIGYGCTSASTVLGEARVEELVRSVHPSAAVTNPLSALKAAAAALGVARLGLVSPYVRSVTDALEAEMSKSGVPFVETTVFGQEEERVVARIALGAIVAGAEEVAGNPAVEAVFASCTNLRAAGVVLEAERRTGRPFLCSNQVLAWHMMRLAGITRPLPELGRLGSVQLAGATTASREIVA; encoded by the coding sequence ATGCGGGAGCTTGAGATCGATGCGGACCTTCCGTGGCGTCATCGTCTCGGCCTGATCGTCCTCAAAACCGACGAGACGATCGAGCAGGATTTCCGTCATCTCGCCGTGGATCCTTCGATCGCGCTCTATCACACCCGGATCGAAAGCGCGCCCAACGTTACCCCTGAGACGTTGCGCCAGATGGAAGCGCGTATTCCGGGCGCGGCGGCCCTGCTGCCGGAGGACACGCCGCTCGACGTGATCGGCTATGGCTGCACCTCGGCCTCGACCGTGCTCGGGGAAGCGCGGGTCGAGGAGCTGGTCCGCTCGGTTCACCCGAGTGCCGCGGTCACCAATCCTCTTTCCGCGCTGAAGGCCGCCGCGGCGGCGCTCGGCGTCGCCCGGCTCGGGCTGGTCAGTCCCTATGTCCGCTCCGTCACCGACGCGCTGGAGGCTGAGATGTCGAAGAGCGGCGTGCCGTTCGTCGAGACCACTGTCTTCGGACAGGAGGAGGAGCGCGTCGTCGCACGTATCGCGCTCGGGGCGATCGTGGCGGGCGCAGAGGAGGTCGCGGGCAATCCGGCCGTCGAGGCGGTGTTCGCCTCATGCACCAACCTGCGGGCGGCCGGCGTTGTTCTCGAGGCAGAGCGGCGCACCGGAAGGCCGTTTCTCTGCAGCAACCAGGTGCTCGCCTGGCACATGATGCGGCTTGCCGGTATCACCCGCCCGCTTCCGGAACTCGGACGCCTCGGAAGCGTTCAGCTGGCAGGCGCAACGACCGCGAGCCGCGAAATCGTCGCTTGA
- a CDS encoding diaminopropionate ammonia-lyase, protein MNIERELTAPELLRQHAAHAAAGGAWPESLEADFPVSMADDALAEISSWPGYAPTPLESLDALAAHLGLGAVLYKDEGPRFGLGSFKALGGAYAVMLLARKWLAENGHGEAALADIRGGKFAEALKDLTVTCATDGNHGRSVSWGAEMAGCRCVIFIHAEVSEGRKAAMEGFGAEVRRIDGDYDMSLKVSEREAEANGWFVVSDASWPGYLEIPRDVMAGYTVMASEVLAQADAPPTHMFVQAGVGGFAAAMVARLWQKLGADAPRSIVVEPDLAACAIESARQDKPAIVPIHEETLMAGLSCGEMSLVAWPILSAGCTDYVTVGEEGVGPAMRLLASGEAGAKITGGESGVAGLLGLLAVCAHPVLKERIGLGPESRVLLIGSEGATDPEIYRSIVGDLAA, encoded by the coding sequence GTGAATATCGAACGGGAACTGACGGCGCCGGAGCTGCTGCGCCAGCATGCCGCGCATGCGGCGGCCGGAGGCGCCTGGCCGGAGAGCCTGGAGGCGGATTTTCCGGTCTCCATGGCGGACGACGCGCTGGCCGAGATTTCCTCCTGGCCGGGCTACGCGCCGACGCCGCTCGAGTCCCTCGATGCGCTCGCGGCGCATCTCGGTCTCGGAGCCGTGCTCTACAAGGACGAGGGGCCGCGCTTCGGGCTCGGCAGTTTCAAGGCGCTGGGCGGGGCCTATGCGGTGATGCTGCTGGCGCGCAAATGGCTGGCCGAGAACGGCCATGGCGAGGCCGCGCTGGCCGATATCCGTGGCGGCAAGTTCGCGGAAGCGCTCAAGGATCTCACCGTCACCTGCGCGACCGACGGCAATCACGGGCGCTCGGTCTCCTGGGGCGCTGAGATGGCGGGCTGCCGCTGCGTCATCTTCATCCATGCCGAGGTGAGCGAGGGCCGCAAGGCGGCGATGGAGGGCTTCGGCGCCGAGGTGCGGCGCATCGACGGCGATTACGACATGTCTCTCAAGGTCAGCGAGCGCGAGGCCGAGGCGAACGGCTGGTTCGTGGTCTCCGACGCCTCCTGGCCCGGCTACCTGGAGATCCCCCGCGACGTGATGGCGGGCTATACGGTGATGGCGAGCGAGGTGCTTGCGCAGGCCGATGCACCGCCGACCCATATGTTCGTGCAGGCCGGCGTCGGCGGTTTCGCGGCCGCCATGGTGGCGCGGCTCTGGCAGAAGCTCGGAGCGGACGCGCCGCGTTCGATCGTTGTCGAGCCGGATCTCGCCGCCTGCGCCATCGAGAGTGCGCGGCAGGACAAGCCGGCGATCGTGCCGATCCACGAGGAAACCCTGATGGCGGGTCTCTCTTGCGGGGAGATGTCGCTGGTCGCCTGGCCGATCCTTTCGGCCGGCTGCACCGACTACGTCACCGTGGGCGAGGAGGGCGTCGGCCCGGCCATGCGGCTGCTCGCCTCGGGCGAAGCCGGTGCGAAGATCACCGGCGGTGAGTCCGGCGTCGCCGGGCTCCTGGGGCTGCTCGCGGTCTGCGCCCATCCGGTGCTGAAGGAACGGATCGGCCTCGGTCCCGAGAGCCGGGTGCTGCTGATCGGCAGCGAGGGCGCGACCGATCCCGAGATCTACAGGTCCATCGTCGGCGATCTCGCGGCATGA
- the glmU gene encoding bifunctional UDP-N-acetylglucosamine diphosphorylase/glucosamine-1-phosphate N-acetyltransferase GlmU: MNAPVAVVVLAAGKGTRMKSDLSKVLHPVAGRPLLHHVLAATEPLRAERRVVVLAPGQDEVAASIAPIPTAIQHPPRGTGDAVRAAREQLDGFTGTVLVLFGDTPLLTEETLQQMVAMCAGPDGAAFVVLGFESDNPGRYARLVLDEAGNLRKIIEAPDLKGAETEIGLCNGGALAVDGARLFDWLDRLEPHNAQGEFYLFDLLDFAHEEGRKAGVVWIDPVETMGVDSRAGLASAEARMQERLRKRVMEQGVTLVAPETVFLSWDTVIGQDSVVQPHCVFGPGVKIGPKVEIKSFSHLEGAEVGIGARVGPYARLRPGAALEEGVHVGNFVEVKNAHLGAGAKANHLSYVGDAEVGPGANIGAGTITCNYDGYEKHLTEIGAGAFIGSNTSLVAPVRVGEGALVGAGSTVGEDVDANDIVVVRGERTVKPGAAERYREIRAARKAAKKKDS; encoded by the coding sequence ATGAACGCTCCCGTCGCAGTCGTCGTCCTCGCCGCAGGCAAGGGGACAAGGATGAAATCGGACCTCTCCAAGGTCCTGCACCCGGTCGCCGGCCGGCCGCTGCTGCACCATGTGCTGGCGGCGACGGAACCGCTCCGGGCCGAGCGGCGGGTCGTCGTGCTGGCGCCGGGACAGGACGAGGTCGCGGCCAGCATTGCGCCGATCCCGACCGCGATCCAGCATCCGCCGCGCGGCACCGGCGACGCCGTGCGCGCGGCGCGGGAGCAGCTCGATGGCTTCACCGGGACCGTGCTGGTGCTGTTCGGCGACACCCCTTTGCTGACCGAGGAAACGCTGCAGCAGATGGTGGCGATGTGCGCCGGGCCGGACGGCGCGGCCTTCGTCGTCCTCGGCTTCGAGAGCGATAACCCGGGACGTTACGCCCGTCTGGTGCTGGACGAGGCGGGGAACCTCCGGAAAATCATCGAGGCACCGGACCTGAAGGGCGCCGAGACGGAGATCGGGCTCTGCAACGGCGGCGCGCTCGCGGTCGACGGCGCGCGGCTATTCGACTGGCTCGACCGGCTGGAGCCGCATAACGCGCAGGGCGAGTTCTATCTCTTCGATCTGCTCGACTTCGCCCATGAGGAAGGCCGCAAGGCCGGCGTCGTCTGGATCGACCCGGTCGAGACCATGGGCGTCGACAGCCGCGCCGGGCTGGCCTCGGCCGAGGCGCGGATGCAGGAGCGCCTGCGCAAACGGGTGATGGAGCAGGGGGTGACGCTGGTCGCGCCGGAGACCGTCTTTCTCAGCTGGGACACCGTGATCGGGCAGGACAGCGTGGTGCAGCCGCACTGCGTCTTCGGCCCCGGCGTGAAGATCGGCCCCAAGGTCGAGATCAAAAGCTTCTCCCATCTGGAAGGCGCGGAGGTCGGGATCGGCGCGCGCGTCGGGCCCTATGCGCGGCTCCGGCCCGGCGCGGCGCTGGAAGAGGGCGTGCATGTCGGCAATTTCGTCGAGGTGAAGAACGCGCATCTCGGCGCCGGCGCGAAGGCCAATCACCTGAGCTATGTCGGCGATGCCGAAGTGGGCCCGGGCGCGAATATCGGCGCGGGGACCATTACCTGCAACTACGACGGCTACGAGAAGCATCTGACCGAGATCGGCGCGGGCGCCTTCATCGGCTCCAACACGTCACTGGTCGCGCCGGTCCGGGTCGGCGAGGGCGCGCTGGTCGGGGCCGGCAGCACCGTCGGCGAGGATGTGGACGCGAACGACATCGTCGTGGTGCGCGGCGAGCGGACGGTCAAGCCGGGCGCGGCGGAGCGCTACCGCGAGATCCGGGCGGCGCGCAAGGCGGCGAAGAAGAAAGATTCTTAA
- a CDS encoding NAD-dependent succinate-semialdehyde dehydrogenase yields the protein MDIRSKLADPSLFREQCYIDGAWVDADSGKTVDVTDPATGDVVGTIPDMGGDETRRAIKAANAAWPAWRAKTAKERSAILRKWFDLMMANQKDLAAIMTAEQGKPLAEAMGEIAYGASYIEYYAEEAKRINGDVIPGMAADKRIVVIKQPVGVVGSITPWNFPNAMITRKAAPALAAGCTFVSKPAKMTPFSALAIAELAERAGIPKGVFNVVCGASSSAIGNELTHSPIVRKITFTGSTEVGKKLIAQAASTVKKVSMELGGNAPLIIFDDANIEEAVKGAIASKYRNAGQTCVCANRIFVQDGIYDEFSKRFAEAAASMKLGNGFEDGVIMGPLVEAAAVDKVEEHVQDAVAKGAKVATGGSRSNIGALFYEPTVLTGATRDMVIFREETFGPVAPLFRFKTEEEVIEMANDTEFGLASYFYARDLGRVWRVAEALEYGMVAINEGILSSELAPFGGVKESGLGREGSKYGLDDYLEIKYMLMGGLNG from the coding sequence ATGGATATCAGAAGCAAACTTGCCGACCCGTCGCTGTTCCGCGAGCAGTGCTATATCGACGGTGCCTGGGTTGATGCCGATAGCGGTAAGACAGTCGATGTGACCGACCCGGCGACCGGCGATGTCGTCGGCACCATTCCGGACATGGGCGGCGACGAGACGCGCCGCGCGATCAAGGCGGCGAACGCGGCCTGGCCGGCCTGGCGCGCCAAGACCGCGAAAGAGCGTTCCGCGATCCTGCGCAAATGGTTCGATCTGATGATGGCGAACCAGAAAGACCTCGCCGCCATCATGACCGCCGAGCAGGGCAAGCCGCTCGCCGAGGCGATGGGCGAGATCGCCTATGGCGCCTCCTATATCGAGTACTATGCCGAGGAGGCCAAACGCATCAACGGCGACGTTATTCCGGGAATGGCGGCGGACAAGCGGATCGTCGTCATCAAGCAGCCGGTCGGCGTCGTCGGCTCGATCACGCCCTGGAACTTCCCGAACGCGATGATCACCCGCAAGGCCGCCCCGGCGCTCGCCGCGGGCTGCACCTTCGTTTCCAAGCCGGCGAAGATGACGCCGTTCTCGGCCCTCGCCATTGCCGAACTGGCCGAGCGTGCGGGCATTCCGAAAGGCGTCTTCAACGTCGTCTGCGGTGCGAGCTCGTCGGCCATCGGCAACGAGCTGACCCACAGCCCGATCGTCCGCAAGATCACCTTCACCGGCTCGACCGAGGTCGGCAAGAAGCTGATCGCGCAGGCCGCATCGACGGTGAAGAAGGTCTCGATGGAACTCGGCGGCAACGCGCCGCTGATCATCTTCGATGACGCCAATATCGAGGAAGCGGTGAAGGGCGCCATTGCCTCCAAATACCGCAATGCCGGGCAGACCTGCGTCTGCGCCAACCGGATCTTCGTGCAGGACGGCATCTATGACGAGTTCTCGAAACGCTTCGCCGAGGCCGCCGCGTCGATGAAGCTGGGCAACGGCTTCGAGGACGGCGTCATCATGGGGCCGCTGGTCGAGGCCGCCGCCGTCGACAAGGTCGAGGAGCATGTGCAGGACGCCGTCGCCAAGGGCGCCAAGGTGGCCACCGGCGGCTCGCGCAGCAATATAGGTGCACTGTTCTACGAGCCGACCGTGCTGACCGGCGCCACCCGCGACATGGTGATCTTCCGTGAGGAGACCTTCGGCCCTGTCGCCCCGCTCTTCCGCTTCAAGACGGAAGAGGAGGTGATCGAGATGGCGAACGATACCGAGTTCGGCCTCGCCTCCTACTTCTATGCCCGCGACCTCGGCCGCGTCTGGCGTGTCGCCGAAGCGCTGGAATACGGCATGGTCGCGATCAACGAGGGCATCCTCTCCTCCGAACTGGCACCGTTCGGCGGCGTGAAGGAGAGCGGCCTCGGCCGCGAAGGCTCGAAATACGGCCTCGATGACTATCTGGAGATCAAATACATGCTGATGGGCGGTCTGAACGGCTGA
- the glmS gene encoding glutamine--fructose-6-phosphate transaminase (isomerizing): MCGIIGMIANRPVAGHIVDALKRLEYRGYDSAGVATLDGGPAERRRAEGKLFNLEKGIDESPLGGAIGIGHTRWATHGAPTANNAHPHRAGRVSIVHNGIIENFQELAAELAASGIVPESETDTEIVALFFNKLLEDGLAPEAAMEKVAERVTGAYALVLMIDGEEDLLLCARRASPLAIGYGEGEMFIGSDALALAPFTRKISYLEDGDWALIRRSGAEIRDETGAKVERPIKLTEATGALIGKGNYRHFMEKEIHEQPEVMGYTLFHYYRSADRSIALPDLPFDPASLPKLTIVAAGTSFYAGMVAKYWFETLARIPVEIDIASEFRYRNPVMPEGGAALFISQSGESLDTLMALRHARDGGQHIVALVNQPESTIARESDVVLETLAGPEICVASTKAFTTQLVALLTLAVDFARRRGSASKEQLDAVMDSLVHLPAQIGEVLKETEKWLPVSHELSKVRDVLYLGRGLSYPIAMEGALKLKELSYIHAEGYAAGEMKHGPIALLEEGVPVIMVAPMDPWFEKVASNAMEVRARGGRVILLSDRSGINRLGDLATWSFELPECDPMVAPILYTIPVQLLSYFTAAEKGTDVDQPRNLAKSVTVE, translated from the coding sequence ATGTGCGGCATCATCGGAATGATCGCGAACCGGCCGGTGGCCGGACACATCGTCGACGCGCTGAAGCGGCTGGAATATCGCGGCTACGATTCCGCCGGCGTGGCGACGCTGGACGGCGGGCCGGCGGAACGGCGGCGGGCCGAAGGCAAGCTGTTCAATCTTGAAAAAGGTATCGACGAGTCGCCGCTCGGCGGCGCCATCGGCATTGGCCATACCCGCTGGGCGACCCATGGCGCACCGACTGCGAACAATGCCCATCCGCACCGGGCCGGCCGGGTCAGCATCGTCCATAACGGCATCATCGAGAATTTCCAGGAGTTGGCGGCGGAACTCGCCGCCTCCGGGATCGTGCCCGAGAGCGAGACCGACACCGAGATCGTCGCGCTCTTCTTCAACAAGCTTCTGGAAGACGGGCTCGCGCCCGAGGCGGCAATGGAGAAGGTTGCCGAACGGGTGACCGGGGCCTATGCGCTGGTGCTGATGATCGACGGCGAGGAGGATCTGCTGCTCTGCGCCCGCCGCGCCTCGCCGCTCGCCATCGGCTACGGCGAGGGGGAGATGTTCATCGGTTCGGACGCGCTCGCGCTCGCGCCCTTCACCCGGAAGATCTCCTATCTCGAGGACGGCGACTGGGCGCTGATCCGCCGATCCGGCGCGGAGATCCGCGACGAGACCGGGGCGAAGGTCGAACGCCCGATCAAGCTGACCGAGGCGACCGGGGCGCTGATCGGCAAAGGCAATTACCGGCATTTCATGGAAAAGGAGATCCACGAGCAGCCGGAGGTGATGGGCTACACGCTGTTCCATTACTATCGCAGCGCCGACCGCTCCATCGCTTTGCCGGATCTGCCGTTCGACCCGGCCTCGCTGCCGAAGCTCACCATCGTCGCCGCCGGGACCAGCTTCTATGCCGGCATGGTCGCGAAATACTGGTTCGAGACCCTGGCGCGCATCCCGGTCGAGATCGATATCGCCTCCGAGTTCCGCTACCGCAATCCGGTAATGCCGGAAGGCGGCGCCGCGCTCTTCATCTCGCAGTCGGGCGAGAGCCTGGATACGCTGATGGCGCTCCGCCATGCGCGCGACGGCGGCCAGCATATCGTCGCGCTGGTGAACCAGCCGGAGAGCACCATCGCGCGGGAAAGCGACGTGGTGCTGGAGACGCTGGCCGGGCCGGAGATCTGCGTCGCCTCGACCAAGGCCTTCACCACCCAGCTCGTCGCCCTGCTGACGCTCGCGGTCGATTTCGCCCGCCGCCGCGGCTCCGCATCGAAGGAGCAGCTCGACGCGGTGATGGACAGCCTCGTCCATCTTCCGGCCCAGATCGGCGAGGTGCTGAAGGAGACGGAGAAATGGCTGCCGGTCAGCCATGAGCTCTCCAAGGTGCGCGACGTGCTCTATCTCGGCCGCGGCCTCTCCTATCCGATCGCCATGGAAGGGGCGCTGAAGCTGAAGGAGCTGAGCTACATCCATGCCGAGGGCTATGCCGCGGGCGAGATGAAGCACGGGCCCATCGCGCTTCTGGAAGAGGGCGTGCCGGTGATCATGGTGGCGCCGATGGATCCCTGGTTCGAGAAGGTGGCGAGCAATGCCATGGAGGTCCGGGCGCGCGGCGGGCGGGTCATCCTGCTCTCCGACAGGAGCGGGATCAATCGGCTCGGCGACCTTGCGACCTGGTCTTTCGAGCTGCCGGAATGCGACCCGATGGTGGCGCCGATCCTGTATACGATCCCGGTGCAGCTGCTCTCCTATTTCACCGCCGCCGAGAAAGGCACCGACGTCGATCAGCCCCGGAACCTTGCGAAGAGCGTGACGGTGGAGTAA
- a CDS encoding M24 family metallopeptidase yields MTISRGFPAAEFEARLENAQRRMAAAGLDLLLLTTEPDVRYFSGFLTQFWQSPTRPWFLLVPAKGKPVAVIPGIGAPAMARTWIEDIRTWSSPNPEDEGLSLLAETVRELAGETARIGLPSGPETHLRLPLAEYDRLRAMLPDATFRDDAGIVRALRIVKSEAEIAKIAAACDLVSGVFEDWFGWLAPGMSEQEIFRRFKIACLEAGADDVSYLVGGAGSGGYGDIISPPSERKVRDGDVLILDTGTLLDGYFCDFDRNYAIGAPSEAVAAAYRTVYAATEAGLAAARPGATCADLFRAMADVLSSDGAAAGNVGRIGHGLGTVLTEWPSITADDKTELVPGMVMTLEPGLEYAPGKMMVHEENIVIRADGAELLTRRAPGEIPVVR; encoded by the coding sequence ATGACGATCTCGCGCGGCTTTCCGGCGGCCGAGTTCGAGGCGCGGCTGGAAAACGCGCAGCGGAGGATGGCGGCGGCGGGGCTGGACCTGTTGCTGCTCACCACCGAGCCGGACGTGCGCTATTTCAGCGGTTTCCTGACCCAGTTCTGGCAGAGCCCGACCCGTCCCTGGTTTCTCCTTGTGCCCGCGAAAGGCAAGCCGGTCGCGGTGATCCCCGGTATCGGCGCGCCGGCGATGGCGCGCACCTGGATCGAGGATATTCGCACCTGGTCCTCGCCGAACCCGGAGGACGAGGGGCTCTCGCTACTGGCGGAGACTGTCCGCGAACTGGCGGGAGAGACGGCGCGGATCGGTCTTCCCTCCGGTCCCGAGACCCATCTCCGCCTGCCGCTCGCCGAGTACGACCGGCTTCGCGCGATGCTTCCCGACGCGACCTTCCGCGACGATGCGGGCATCGTGCGGGCGCTCAGGATCGTCAAGTCGGAGGCGGAGATAGCGAAGATCGCGGCGGCCTGCGATCTGGTCAGCGGCGTGTTCGAAGACTGGTTCGGCTGGCTCGCTCCCGGCATGAGCGAGCAGGAGATCTTCCGCCGCTTCAAGATCGCCTGTCTCGAGGCGGGTGCGGACGATGTTTCCTACCTTGTCGGCGGCGCCGGGTCGGGTGGCTACGGCGACATCATCTCGCCGCCTTCAGAGCGGAAAGTCCGGGACGGCGACGTGCTGATCCTCGATACCGGCACGCTGCTCGACGGCTATTTCTGCGATTTCGACCGCAACTACGCGATCGGTGCGCCGTCCGAGGCGGTGGCCGCCGCGTACCGGACCGTCTATGCCGCGACGGAGGCGGGGCTCGCCGCCGCGCGGCCGGGCGCGACCTGTGCCGATCTTTTCCGCGCGATGGCGGACGTGCTCTCTTCCGACGGCGCCGCAGCCGGCAATGTCGGGCGGATCGGTCACGGGCTTGGCACGGTGCTGACCGAGTGGCCGTCGATCACCGCGGACGACAAGACGGAGCTCGTCCCCGGCATGGTCATGACGCTTGAACCGGGGCTGGAATACGCGCCGGGCAAAATGATGGTGCACGAGGAGAATATCGTAATCCGCGCGGATGGCGCCGAATTGCTGACGCGGCGCGCTCCCGGCGAAATCCCGGTTGTGCGCTGA
- the gph gene encoding phosphoglycolate phosphatase (PGP is an essential enzyme in the glycolate salvage pathway in higher organisms (photorespiration in plants). Phosphoglycolate results from the oxidase activity of RubisCO in the Calvin cycle when concentrations of carbon dioxide are low relative to oxygen. This enzyme is a member of the Haloacid Dehalogenase (HAD) superfamily of aspartate-nucleophile hydrolase enzymes (PF00702).) — translation MPRALSAIVFDLDGTLIDSVPDLHAAGNMLLAERGLEPIDLPTARRFVGDGGRVFVRRALAERGVTLDDEDLTAATERFIALYEAHASDRTLPYPDVPETLEKLKAAGYRLGICTNKPERATHKVLALLGLDHLFEAIVGGDTLPVRKPDPEHAAEVLRRLGVAPEAACMVGDNEHDSSAGRGAGMRFILMRYGYARTPLEEIPADARLDRFRDLPDTLASLA, via the coding sequence ATGCCCCGCGCACTTTCCGCCATCGTCTTCGATCTCGACGGCACCCTGATCGACTCGGTGCCCGACCTGCACGCGGCCGGCAACATGCTGCTTGCCGAGCGCGGGCTGGAGCCGATCGATCTCCCCACCGCACGGCGCTTCGTCGGCGACGGCGGCCGGGTCTTCGTGCGGCGTGCGCTGGCCGAGCGCGGCGTCACGCTGGATGACGAGGATCTGACGGCGGCCACAGAACGTTTCATCGCGCTCTACGAGGCCCATGCGAGCGACAGGACCCTGCCCTATCCGGACGTGCCGGAGACGCTCGAGAAACTGAAGGCGGCCGGCTACCGGCTCGGGATCTGCACCAACAAGCCGGAGCGCGCCACGCACAAGGTGCTCGCCCTGCTCGGCCTCGACCATCTCTTCGAGGCCATTGTCGGCGGCGACACGCTCCCGGTCCGAAAACCCGACCCGGAACACGCGGCGGAGGTCCTCAGGCGGCTCGGCGTGGCCCCGGAGGCGGCCTGCATGGTCGGCGACAACGAGCACGATTCCAGCGCCGGCCGCGGCGCCGGCATGCGCTTCATCCTGATGCGCTACGGTTATGCGAGAACGCCGCTAGAGGAGATCCCGGCCGACGCCCGGCTCGACCGTTTCCGCGATTTGCCGGACACCCTCGCATCGCTTGCTTGA
- a CDS encoding NAD(P)-dependent oxidoreductase, whose product MITSVAIYEKTIERLAPRLEALNLDIALVPFTAAGDYRMGGKPVPPEDADIDYLWLSPDLSFDKLVEPALKMALSTRSIGVMQTFNAGLDNPLYKQIAARGVRLCNSDAQAIAISEYVMANVLAAFHPLERRRELQTSGTWEKTPFREISGTNWLIVGFGPIGRNVARRARAFDANVSVIRRSPGAIEGIERVGTLADIEAFLPDADVIVLACALNEETRGMAGTRFFEAAREGSLLVNIGRGGLVDDAALIAALDSGRLSRAVLDVFHQEPLPPSDPLWQHPKLTLTAHTSFNGSGARARWDALFFDNLPRFLRGEALENEVSPGSL is encoded by the coding sequence ATGATCACCTCAGTTGCGATCTACGAAAAAACCATCGAGAGACTGGCCCCGCGCCTTGAGGCTCTGAACCTCGACATCGCGCTCGTCCCCTTCACCGCGGCCGGTGACTACAGGATGGGCGGCAAACCAGTCCCCCCCGAAGACGCAGACATCGACTACCTCTGGCTCAGTCCGGACCTCAGTTTCGACAAGCTGGTCGAGCCCGCGCTGAAGATGGCGCTCAGCACCCGCTCCATCGGCGTGATGCAGACCTTCAATGCCGGGCTCGACAATCCGCTCTACAAGCAGATTGCCGCGAGGGGCGTCCGGCTCTGCAACTCGGACGCCCAGGCGATCGCGATTTCCGAATATGTCATGGCGAACGTCCTCGCCGCGTTTCACCCGCTGGAGCGGCGCCGGGAATTGCAGACGAGCGGGACCTGGGAGAAGACCCCGTTCCGGGAAATCTCGGGAACGAACTGGCTGATCGTCGGGTTCGGCCCCATCGGCCGCAATGTCGCGCGGCGCGCCCGCGCCTTCGACGCCAATGTCTCCGTCATCCGCCGCTCTCCGGGCGCCATCGAGGGCATCGAGCGGGTGGGAACGCTCGCCGACATCGAGGCCTTCCTGCCCGACGCCGATGTCATCGTGCTTGCCTGCGCCCTCAACGAGGAGACCCGCGGCATGGCGGGAACCCGGTTCTTCGAGGCCGCCAGGGAGGGCAGCCTGCTCGTCAATATCGGGCGCGGCGGCCTCGTCGACGATGCGGCGCTGATCGCGGCACTCGACAGCGGCCGGCTCTCCCGCGCCGTGCTCGACGTCTTCCACCAGGAGCCGCTGCCGCCGTCCGACCCGCTCTGGCAGCATCCGAAACTCACCCTGACCGCCCACACCTCCTTCAACGGCAGCGGTGCCCGGGCGCGCTGGGACGCGCTGTTCTTCGACAATCTTCCGAGGTTCCTTCGCGGGGAGGCCTTGGAGAACGAGGTCTCGCCGGGCTCGCTCTAG